Proteins from a genomic interval of Carcharodon carcharias isolate sCarCar2 chromosome 32, sCarCar2.pri, whole genome shotgun sequence:
- the mtmr10 gene encoding myotubularin-related protein 10 isoform X3, giving the protein MKRTFFFAKFQYRNLLLEEHDISLTCVDQVVAVNDERKKRKVLGPNQCLKFKPTELIIYCKDFRIIRFRFDESIPESARKICLVIAHYSQPKDLQLLFGFAYAKEKCHNSVGNMNGTDPEMDGLQTSLFESYSDWDREIKRTGASEWRVCSVNEHYATSTSLPEYFVVPSSLADEDLKQLVPSFNGDRIPMWCWHHWTGSALVRMANIKPGPKLRKHNTRILKAIAQSHPEKSEVFKSDLDKNLPSISEVQAALVRLKQLCINDLFEETDEKWLSSLENTRWLEYVRLFLKHSTELTQWVYSENISVIIQEEEGRDLSCVIASVVQVMLDPHFRTILGFQSLIQKEWIVAGYRFLDRCNHLGESEKHECPLFLLFLDCVWQLLQQFPAAFEFTETYLTVLYDSLRIPLFGTFLFNSPYQRMQQSQDFAANGNLQSEGRGLELPSVWNWSLQFTAKDLSLFNNPLYVGKSVTCVQNGTIKSFKRAKKNSSSIYSVYTMKNGKLSDQHDFFPRRNSIQRPSPDLVQLNESYDCNMERYFRDWLSKPLDLHGIILPHLSSAHAQLWKQCYLRWIPEAQITNGGFISAFHKISLLADDIETLQQRLRQYWSDSCLSGSPKSRSHRMYFRAKDFSETSGTLDCFSSSFPFSPVGNLCRRSILGTPLNKFLLTAAKTWPSTETLANED; this is encoded by the exons atgaagagaacttttttttttgca AAATTTCAGTACCGAAACCTGCTATTGGAGGAACATGACATCTCTCTGACCTGTGTGGACCAGGTCGTGGCAG TGAACGATGAGAGAAAGAAGAGGAAGGTTCTTGGACCCAACCAGTGCCTGAAGTTTAAACCTACCGAGCtgatcatttattgcaaggattTCCGTATCATCCGCTTCCGTTTTGATGAATCTATTCCAGAATCTGCTAGAAAG ATCTGCCTTGTGATTGCTCATTACTCTCAGCCTAAAGATCTCCAGTTGTTGTTTGGGTTTGCATATGCCAAGGAGAAGTGCCACAATTCAG TTGGCAACATGAATGGAACAGACCCAGAAATGGATGGACTGCAGACATCACTGTTTGAAAGCTATTCAGACTGGGATAGGGAGATAAAGCGGACAGGGGCATCAGAGTGGAGGGTTTGTTCTGTCAATGAACACTATGCTACTTCTACGAG CCTTCCGGAGTACTTTGTTGTTCCATCTTCTCTGGCGGATGAAGACTTGAAACAGTTGGTTCCTTCCTTCAATGGTGACCGAATCCCA ATGTGGTGCTGGCATCATTGGACTGGCAGTGCCCTAGTGAGAATGGCCAACATTAAACCTGGGCCAAAGCTGAGAAAACACAATACAAG GATCCTTAAGGCAATAGCACAAAGCCATCCAGAGAAGAGTGAAGTATTTAAATCTGACTTGGATAAGAATTTACCAAGTATATCAGAGGTGCAGGCAGCGTTGGTGAGACTCAAGCAGCTGTGCATTAATG ATTTATTTGAAGAAACAGATGAgaagtggctgtcctctttagaAAACACTCGGTGGCTGGAATACGTCAG ACTGTTCCTGAAGCACTCCACGGAACTCACACAATGGGTGTACAGCGAGAACATTTCTGTCATCATTCAGG AGGAGGAAGGAAGAGACCTGAGCTGTGTGATAGCCTCGGTTGTGCAGGTGATGTTGGACCCCCATTTCCGTACCATCCTGGGATTTCAGAGCCTGATTCAGAAGGAGTGGATCGTGGCTGGTTACCGCTTCTTGGATCGTTGTAACCATCTTGGAGAGTCTGAGAAACATGAG TGTCCCCTGTTTCTACTGTTCCTGGACTGTGTGTGGCAGCTGCTGCAGCAATTCCCAGCTGCATTCGAGTTCACTGAGACATACCTGACTGTCTTATATGACAGCTTGAGGATTCCCCTATTTGGCACCTTCCTTTTCAACAGCCCATATCAACGGATGCAACAGAGCCAG GATTTTGCTGCTAATGGGAACCTACAAAGTGAAGGGAGAGGTCTGGAACTGCCCTCTGTCTGGAACTGGTCGCTGCAGTTCACGGCTAAAGATCTGTCTTTGTTCAATAACCCACTGTACGTTGGCAAAAGTGTGACATGTGTGCAGAATGGGACAATCAAATCCTTCAAAAGAGCAAag AAGAATTCCTCCTCCATCTATTCGGTGTACACAATGAAGAATGGAAAGCTCAGTGACCAGCATGACTTCTTTCCACGCAGAAACTCAATACAAAGACCGAGCCCTGATTTAGTGCAACTTAATGAGAGCTACGATTGCAACATGGAGCGTTACTTCAGGGACTGGCTCTCGAAGCCCTTGGACCTGCACGGAATCATTCTGCCACACCTCAGCAGCGCGCATGCCCAGCTGTGGAAGCAATGTTACTTACGCTGGATCCCTGAGGCGCAGATCACTAACGGAGGATTTATCAGCGCCTTTCACAAGATCTCTTTACTGGCGGATGATATTGAAACTCTCCAGCAGCGTCTTCGTCAGTATTGGAGTGACTCCTGCCTATCTGGCTCTCCCAAGTCCCGCAGTCACAGGATGTATTTCCGGGCCAAAGATTTCAGTGAAACATCTGGGACGCTTGACTGTTTCTCCTCgtcttttcccttctctcctgTTGGGAACCTCTGTCGACGGAGCATTCTGGGAACGCCACTAAACAAATTCCTGCTCACTGCTGCCAAAACATGGCCTTCTACAGAAACCCTGGCCAACGAAGATTGA
- the mtmr10 gene encoding myotubularin-related protein 10 isoform X1, giving the protein MFRVSGMKSSKPSFRSYLPPAESSFPSRAEVSRACEAALLPGELVVSETSNVRKCIATDTSAHDLYGTLLCTNFKISFITKDVTPFRKFQYRNLLLEEHDISLTCVDQVVAVNDERKKRKVLGPNQCLKFKPTELIIYCKDFRIIRFRFDESIPESARKICLVIAHYSQPKDLQLLFGFAYAKEKCHNSVGNMNGTDPEMDGLQTSLFESYSDWDREIKRTGASEWRVCSVNEHYATSTSLPEYFVVPSSLADEDLKQLVPSFNGDRIPMWCWHHWTGSALVRMANIKPGPKLRKHNTRILKAIAQSHPEKSEVFKSDLDKNLPSISEVQAALVRLKQLCINDLFEETDEKWLSSLENTRWLEYVRLFLKHSTELTQWVYSENISVIIQEEEGRDLSCVIASVVQVMLDPHFRTILGFQSLIQKEWIVAGYRFLDRCNHLGESEKHECPLFLLFLDCVWQLLQQFPAAFEFTETYLTVLYDSLRIPLFGTFLFNSPYQRMQQSQDFAANGNLQSEGRGLELPSVWNWSLQFTAKDLSLFNNPLYVGKSVTCVQNGTIKSFKRAKKNSSSIYSVYTMKNGKLSDQHDFFPRRNSIQRPSPDLVQLNESYDCNMERYFRDWLSKPLDLHGIILPHLSSAHAQLWKQCYLRWIPEAQITNGGFISAFHKISLLADDIETLQQRLRQYWSDSCLSGSPKSRSHRMYFRAKDFSETSGTLDCFSSSFPFSPVGNLCRRSILGTPLNKFLLTAAKTWPSTETLANED; this is encoded by the exons ATGTTCCGAGTGTCCGGGATGAAGAGCTCGAAGCCGAGTTTCAGGAGCTACCTGCCGCCGGCGGAG AGCTCCTTCCCGAGCCGGGCCGAGGTGAGCCGGGCGTGCGAGGCCGCGCTGCTGCCGG GTGAACTTGTAGTGAGTGAGACCAGTAATGTTAGAAAATGTATCGCTACGGACACGAGTGCACACGACCTCTATGGGACATTGCTATGCACCAACTTCAAGATCTCCTTCATTACAAAGGATGTGACACCTTTTCGG AAATTTCAGTACCGAAACCTGCTATTGGAGGAACATGACATCTCTCTGACCTGTGTGGACCAGGTCGTGGCAG TGAACGATGAGAGAAAGAAGAGGAAGGTTCTTGGACCCAACCAGTGCCTGAAGTTTAAACCTACCGAGCtgatcatttattgcaaggattTCCGTATCATCCGCTTCCGTTTTGATGAATCTATTCCAGAATCTGCTAGAAAG ATCTGCCTTGTGATTGCTCATTACTCTCAGCCTAAAGATCTCCAGTTGTTGTTTGGGTTTGCATATGCCAAGGAGAAGTGCCACAATTCAG TTGGCAACATGAATGGAACAGACCCAGAAATGGATGGACTGCAGACATCACTGTTTGAAAGCTATTCAGACTGGGATAGGGAGATAAAGCGGACAGGGGCATCAGAGTGGAGGGTTTGTTCTGTCAATGAACACTATGCTACTTCTACGAG CCTTCCGGAGTACTTTGTTGTTCCATCTTCTCTGGCGGATGAAGACTTGAAACAGTTGGTTCCTTCCTTCAATGGTGACCGAATCCCA ATGTGGTGCTGGCATCATTGGACTGGCAGTGCCCTAGTGAGAATGGCCAACATTAAACCTGGGCCAAAGCTGAGAAAACACAATACAAG GATCCTTAAGGCAATAGCACAAAGCCATCCAGAGAAGAGTGAAGTATTTAAATCTGACTTGGATAAGAATTTACCAAGTATATCAGAGGTGCAGGCAGCGTTGGTGAGACTCAAGCAGCTGTGCATTAATG ATTTATTTGAAGAAACAGATGAgaagtggctgtcctctttagaAAACACTCGGTGGCTGGAATACGTCAG ACTGTTCCTGAAGCACTCCACGGAACTCACACAATGGGTGTACAGCGAGAACATTTCTGTCATCATTCAGG AGGAGGAAGGAAGAGACCTGAGCTGTGTGATAGCCTCGGTTGTGCAGGTGATGTTGGACCCCCATTTCCGTACCATCCTGGGATTTCAGAGCCTGATTCAGAAGGAGTGGATCGTGGCTGGTTACCGCTTCTTGGATCGTTGTAACCATCTTGGAGAGTCTGAGAAACATGAG TGTCCCCTGTTTCTACTGTTCCTGGACTGTGTGTGGCAGCTGCTGCAGCAATTCCCAGCTGCATTCGAGTTCACTGAGACATACCTGACTGTCTTATATGACAGCTTGAGGATTCCCCTATTTGGCACCTTCCTTTTCAACAGCCCATATCAACGGATGCAACAGAGCCAG GATTTTGCTGCTAATGGGAACCTACAAAGTGAAGGGAGAGGTCTGGAACTGCCCTCTGTCTGGAACTGGTCGCTGCAGTTCACGGCTAAAGATCTGTCTTTGTTCAATAACCCACTGTACGTTGGCAAAAGTGTGACATGTGTGCAGAATGGGACAATCAAATCCTTCAAAAGAGCAAag AAGAATTCCTCCTCCATCTATTCGGTGTACACAATGAAGAATGGAAAGCTCAGTGACCAGCATGACTTCTTTCCACGCAGAAACTCAATACAAAGACCGAGCCCTGATTTAGTGCAACTTAATGAGAGCTACGATTGCAACATGGAGCGTTACTTCAGGGACTGGCTCTCGAAGCCCTTGGACCTGCACGGAATCATTCTGCCACACCTCAGCAGCGCGCATGCCCAGCTGTGGAAGCAATGTTACTTACGCTGGATCCCTGAGGCGCAGATCACTAACGGAGGATTTATCAGCGCCTTTCACAAGATCTCTTTACTGGCGGATGATATTGAAACTCTCCAGCAGCGTCTTCGTCAGTATTGGAGTGACTCCTGCCTATCTGGCTCTCCCAAGTCCCGCAGTCACAGGATGTATTTCCGGGCCAAAGATTTCAGTGAAACATCTGGGACGCTTGACTGTTTCTCCTCgtcttttcccttctctcctgTTGGGAACCTCTGTCGACGGAGCATTCTGGGAACGCCACTAAACAAATTCCTGCTCACTGCTGCCAAAACATGGCCTTCTACAGAAACCCTGGCCAACGAAGATTGA
- the mtmr10 gene encoding myotubularin-related protein 10 isoform X2: MFRVSGMKSSKPSFRSYLPPAESSFPSRAEVSRACEAALLPGELVVSETSNVRKCIATDTSAHDLYGTLLCTNFKISFITKDVTPFRKFQYRNLLLEEHDISLTCVDQVVAVNDERKKRKVLGPNQCLKFKPTELIIYCKDFRIIRFRFDESIPESARKICLVIAHYSQPKDLQLLFGFAYAKEKCHNSVGNMNGTDPEMDGLQTSLFESYSDWDREIKRTGASEWRVCSVNEHYATSTSLPEYFVVPSSLADEDLKQLVPSFNGDRIPMWCWHHWTGSALVRMANIKPGPKLRKHNTRILKAIAQSHPEKSEVFKSDLDKNLPSISEVQAALVRLKQLCINDLFEETDEKWLSSLENTRWLEYVRLFLKHSTELTQWVYSENISVIIQEEEGRDLSCVIASVVQVMLDPHFRTILGFQSLIQKEWIVAGYRFLDRCNHLGESEKHECPLFLLFLDCVWQLLQQFPAAFEFTETYLTVLYDSLRIPLFGTFLFNSPYQRMQQSQDFAANGNLQSEGRGLELPSVWNWSLQFTAKDLSLFNNPLYVGKSVTCVQNGTIKSFKRAKNSSSIYSVYTMKNGKLSDQHDFFPRRNSIQRPSPDLVQLNESYDCNMERYFRDWLSKPLDLHGIILPHLSSAHAQLWKQCYLRWIPEAQITNGGFISAFHKISLLADDIETLQQRLRQYWSDSCLSGSPKSRSHRMYFRAKDFSETSGTLDCFSSSFPFSPVGNLCRRSILGTPLNKFLLTAAKTWPSTETLANED; the protein is encoded by the exons ATGTTCCGAGTGTCCGGGATGAAGAGCTCGAAGCCGAGTTTCAGGAGCTACCTGCCGCCGGCGGAG AGCTCCTTCCCGAGCCGGGCCGAGGTGAGCCGGGCGTGCGAGGCCGCGCTGCTGCCGG GTGAACTTGTAGTGAGTGAGACCAGTAATGTTAGAAAATGTATCGCTACGGACACGAGTGCACACGACCTCTATGGGACATTGCTATGCACCAACTTCAAGATCTCCTTCATTACAAAGGATGTGACACCTTTTCGG AAATTTCAGTACCGAAACCTGCTATTGGAGGAACATGACATCTCTCTGACCTGTGTGGACCAGGTCGTGGCAG TGAACGATGAGAGAAAGAAGAGGAAGGTTCTTGGACCCAACCAGTGCCTGAAGTTTAAACCTACCGAGCtgatcatttattgcaaggattTCCGTATCATCCGCTTCCGTTTTGATGAATCTATTCCAGAATCTGCTAGAAAG ATCTGCCTTGTGATTGCTCATTACTCTCAGCCTAAAGATCTCCAGTTGTTGTTTGGGTTTGCATATGCCAAGGAGAAGTGCCACAATTCAG TTGGCAACATGAATGGAACAGACCCAGAAATGGATGGACTGCAGACATCACTGTTTGAAAGCTATTCAGACTGGGATAGGGAGATAAAGCGGACAGGGGCATCAGAGTGGAGGGTTTGTTCTGTCAATGAACACTATGCTACTTCTACGAG CCTTCCGGAGTACTTTGTTGTTCCATCTTCTCTGGCGGATGAAGACTTGAAACAGTTGGTTCCTTCCTTCAATGGTGACCGAATCCCA ATGTGGTGCTGGCATCATTGGACTGGCAGTGCCCTAGTGAGAATGGCCAACATTAAACCTGGGCCAAAGCTGAGAAAACACAATACAAG GATCCTTAAGGCAATAGCACAAAGCCATCCAGAGAAGAGTGAAGTATTTAAATCTGACTTGGATAAGAATTTACCAAGTATATCAGAGGTGCAGGCAGCGTTGGTGAGACTCAAGCAGCTGTGCATTAATG ATTTATTTGAAGAAACAGATGAgaagtggctgtcctctttagaAAACACTCGGTGGCTGGAATACGTCAG ACTGTTCCTGAAGCACTCCACGGAACTCACACAATGGGTGTACAGCGAGAACATTTCTGTCATCATTCAGG AGGAGGAAGGAAGAGACCTGAGCTGTGTGATAGCCTCGGTTGTGCAGGTGATGTTGGACCCCCATTTCCGTACCATCCTGGGATTTCAGAGCCTGATTCAGAAGGAGTGGATCGTGGCTGGTTACCGCTTCTTGGATCGTTGTAACCATCTTGGAGAGTCTGAGAAACATGAG TGTCCCCTGTTTCTACTGTTCCTGGACTGTGTGTGGCAGCTGCTGCAGCAATTCCCAGCTGCATTCGAGTTCACTGAGACATACCTGACTGTCTTATATGACAGCTTGAGGATTCCCCTATTTGGCACCTTCCTTTTCAACAGCCCATATCAACGGATGCAACAGAGCCAG GATTTTGCTGCTAATGGGAACCTACAAAGTGAAGGGAGAGGTCTGGAACTGCCCTCTGTCTGGAACTGGTCGCTGCAGTTCACGGCTAAAGATCTGTCTTTGTTCAATAACCCACTGTACGTTGGCAAAAGTGTGACATGTGTGCAGAATGGGACAATCAAATCCTTCAAAAGAGCAAag AATTCCTCCTCCATCTATTCGGTGTACACAATGAAGAATGGAAAGCTCAGTGACCAGCATGACTTCTTTCCACGCAGAAACTCAATACAAAGACCGAGCCCTGATTTAGTGCAACTTAATGAGAGCTACGATTGCAACATGGAGCGTTACTTCAGGGACTGGCTCTCGAAGCCCTTGGACCTGCACGGAATCATTCTGCCACACCTCAGCAGCGCGCATGCCCAGCTGTGGAAGCAATGTTACTTACGCTGGATCCCTGAGGCGCAGATCACTAACGGAGGATTTATCAGCGCCTTTCACAAGATCTCTTTACTGGCGGATGATATTGAAACTCTCCAGCAGCGTCTTCGTCAGTATTGGAGTGACTCCTGCCTATCTGGCTCTCCCAAGTCCCGCAGTCACAGGATGTATTTCCGGGCCAAAGATTTCAGTGAAACATCTGGGACGCTTGACTGTTTCTCCTCgtcttttcccttctctcctgTTGGGAACCTCTGTCGACGGAGCATTCTGGGAACGCCACTAAACAAATTCCTGCTCACTGCTGCCAAAACATGGCCTTCTACAGAAACCCTGGCCAACGAAGATTGA